In Tsukamurella tyrosinosolvens, the genomic window TCGTCGGGCACCGCTGGTCGGCCCGCTCGTCGGAGGTTCGGGAGTTCCTGGCCCGCAACCAGATCCCGTACCGCTGGTACACCGCCGAGTCGCCCGAGGGGCAGCGCCTCCTCGCCGCCGCGGGCAGCGACGGCCAGCAGCTCCCGCTCGTCGCCGCGGCCGACGGGACCGCGCTGTGCGCACCGTCGGACAGCGAACTGGCGGCCCACGTGGGCCTGAACACCACCCCGTCGGAGGAGTTCTACGACCTGGTCGTCGTCGGCGCGGGCCCGGCCGGGCTCGGCGCCGCCGTGTACGGCGCGTCCGAGGGGCTGCGGACGGTGCTCGTCGAGCGGTCCGCGACCGGCGGGCAGGCGGGGCAGAGCTCGCGCATCGAGAACTACCTGGGCTTCCCCGACGGGGTCTCGGGCACCCAGCTCACCGACCGGGCGCGGCGGCAGGCGACCAAGTTCGGCGCCGAGATGATCACCGCCGCCGACGTCGTCGAGCTCGAGGTGACGGGCTCCGGCCGGCGGGTGCGGTTCTCCGACGGCACCGTCGTGGGGGCGCACACCGTCATCCTCGCGACGGGCGTCGCGTACCGGCAGCTGGACGCGCCGGGCATGGCGCGGCTCACGGGCGCCGGGATCTTCTACGGCTCGGCGATGACCGAGGCGCCGGCCTGCGCCGGCCAGGACGTCTACATCGTCGGCGGCGCCAACTCCGCGGGCCAGGCCGCGGCGTACCTGTCGAAGGGCGCGCGCTCGGTGACCCTGCTGGTGCGGGGGCCGTCGCTCGAGGCGTCGATGTCGTATTACCTCATCCAGCAGCTGAACGCGATCGAGAACGTGCACGTGCGGCCGCACACCCAGGTGGTCGAGGCGCACGGCGACGACCACCTCACACAGCTCACCCTGCGGGACACCGAGTCGGGCGCGACGGAGCAGGTCCCGGCGGACTTCCTGTTCGTCTTCATCGGCGCCGAACCGCGCACGGACTGGCTCGACGGCGTCGTCGCGCGGGACGGGCGGGGCTTCCTGCTGACGGGCCCGGATCTCGCGCTCGACGGTGCCGCGCCCCGGGGATGGGAATTGGACCGGCCGCCGTTCCACCTGGAGTCGAGCGTCCCCGGCATCTTCGTCGCCGGCGACGTCCGGTCCGAATCGGCGAAGCGCGTCGCCTCCGCGGTGGGCGAGGGCGCGATGGCCGTCATGTTCGTCCACCGCTATCTGGAAGGAGTCGACTCGTGAGCACTCATGACCCGTGCTTCGTCGACGAACTGCGCACCCTGTTTCTGTTCGAGAAGCTCAGCGACGAGCAACTGGAGTGGCTGTGCCGACGCGGCCACGTGGAGACCTTCCCGGCCGGCCCCGTCTACTCCACCGGCGATCCGGCGCAGTGGCTGTTCGTGCTGCTCAGGGGCACGATCGCGCTGTCGCAGAAGGTGGGCGACGCGGAGGTCGAGACCACCCGCTCCGATCAGCGCGGCGCCTACTCCGGCGCGTGGTCGGCGTTCCTCGGCAAGGGCGGGCCGGCGCAGAAGCAGTACAACTCGTCCATGCGCGCGGTGACCGAGGCGCAGTTCTTCATGCTGCCCGCCGAGGACTTCAACGAGGCGATGCACGAGTGGTTCCCGATGGCGGTGCACCTGCTGGAGGGCGTCTTCTACGGCGGGCAGCGCACCCGGCAGATGGTCGAGCAACGCGAGCGGCTGCTGGCGCTGGGCTCGCTCTCCGCCGGCCTCACCCACGAGCTGAACAACCCCGCCGGCGCGGCCACCCGCGCGGCCACGGAGCTGCGCACCCGTGTGGGCGGCATGCGGCACAAGCTGGCCGGCATCGCCAGCGGCAAGCTCGACCGGACGCGCCTCGTCGACCTGGTGAAGTTCCAGGAGGAGGCCGTCGAGGCGGTGGCGGACGCCCCCGACCTCGGTCCGCTCGAGGCCTCCGATCGCGAGGACGAGCTGATGGACTGGCTCGACGACCACGACATCGGCGACGGCCACGTGCTGGCCCCCGTGTTCGTGGCCGCGGGCCTGCAGACCGACTTCCTCGACCGCGTCGCGGGCTCGCTCGACGACGGGCCGGTGCTCTCCGGCGCGCTGCGCTGGCTGTACTACACCGTCGAGACCGAGCTGCTCATGAACGAGATCACCGACTCCACGAGCCGGATCTCCACCCTGGTGCAGGCGGCCAAGCAGTACTCGCAGATGGACCGCGCGCCCTTCCAGGTGCTCGACGTCCGCGAACTGCTCGACAGCACCGTCGTCATGCTCAGCCGCAAGATCGGCGACGGCGGCGTCACCGTGGTCCGCGACTACGACCCCGACCTGCCCGACATCCAGGGGTACGGCGCCGAGCTGAACCAGGTGTGGACCAACCTCATCGACAACGCGGTGCAGGCCATGGACGGCCGCGGCACCCTCACCCTGCGGGCGCACCGCAAGGAGGATGCGGTGGTCGTCGAGGTCGCCGACACCGGCTCCGGCATCCCCGCCGACGTGCTGCCCCGCATCTTCGAGCCCTTCTTCACCACCAAGGGCGTCGGCGAGGGAACCGGACTGGGCCTGGACATCTCGTGGCGCATCGTGGTGAACAAACACCAGGGCGACCTGGCGGTGCGCTCCGAGCCGGGGAACACCGTGTTCACCGTGGAACTGCCCATCGACGGGCCGCAGCGCGAAGCAGTGATCGACGATCCCGGCGAGCCGGGAGAAGGACTGGAGCCATGAGCGAACCGACCGACCCGATCGATCCGACGGTGCCGCCCAGCGGCGCCGGGTGCGTGGAGTGCGACGCCGCCGGCGGCTGGTGGGTGCACCTGCGCCGCTGCGCGAAGTGCGGCCACATCGGCTGCTGCGACTCCTCGCCGTCGCAGCACGCGAGCGCCCACGCCCGCGCGAGCGGCCATCCCATCGTGCAGAGCTTCGAGCCCGGCGAGGCCTGGTTCTGGGACTACGTCTCCGAGGACTACTACGACGGTCCGCTGCTCGCCGACCCGCAGAACCGGCCCGTCGACCAGGCCGTGCCCGGCCCCGCGGGACGCGTGCCCGCCGACTGGCGGAACCACGTGCACTGAGCCCGAGTCCTCGTCGGCCCGATCAATGCGAGGATGGCAATAGTCGTATCCGGACCAGGAGGAGAACCGTGCCGCAGACCGTCAGAGGAATCGTCGCCCGCGCGAAGGGCGAGCCCGTCGAAGTGGTCCCGATCGTGATCCCCGATCCCGGCCCCGGTGAGGTGGTGGTCGCGGTGCAGGCGTGCGGCGTCTGCCACACCGACCTGCACTACCGCGAGGGCGGCATCAACGACGAGTTCCCCTTCCTGCTCGGCCACGAGGCCGCCGGCGTGGTCGAAACCGTCGGTGAGGGAGTCGATCACGTCGTGCCCGGCGACTTCGTCGTGCTCAACTGGCGCGCCGTGTGCGGCCAGTGCCGCGCCTGCAAGCGCGGCAAGCCGCAGTACTGCTTCGACACCTTCAACGCCACGCAGAAGATGACCCTCGAGGACGGCACCGAGCTCTCGCCCGCTCTCGGCATCGGCGCCTTCGCGGAGAAGACCCTGGTCCACCAGGGGCAGTGCACCAAGGTCGATCCCGAGGCCGACCCCGCCGTCGTGGGCCTCCTCGGCTGCGGCGTCATGGCCGGCCTCGGCGCCGCCGTGAACACCGGCGGCGTCTCGCGCGGTGACACGGTGGCCGTGATCGGTTGCGGCGGTGTGGGAGACGCGGCCATCGCGGGCGCCCGCCTCGTCGGCGCGCGCACCATCATCGCCGTCGACCGCGACCCGAAGAAGCTGGAGTGGGCGCGCGAGCTCGGCGCCACGCACACCGTCAACGCGGCGGAAAGCGATGCGGTGGATGCGATCCAGGAGCTCACCGACGGTTTCGGCGCCGACGTCGTGATCGACGCCGTCGGCCGCCCCGAGACGTGGAAGCAGGCCTTCTACGCCCGCGACCTGGCAGGCACCGTCGTGCTGGTGGGCGTGCCGACCCCCGACCTGACCCTCGACATGCCGCTCATCGACTTCTTCTCGCGCGGTGGGGCTCTCAAGTCGTCGTGGTACGGCGACTGCCTGCCCGAGCGGGACTTCCCGCAGCTCGTCGACCTGTACCGCCAGGGCCGCCTGCCGCTGGAGAAGTTCGTCACCGAGCGGATCGGCCTCGACGAGGTGGAGCAGGCCTTCGCGACCATGCACCGCGGCGAGGTGCTGCGCTCGGTGGTGGTCCTGTGACGCTGCGCGTCGAACGCGTCATCACGTCGGGCACCTTCAGCCTCGACGGCGGCACCTGGGACGTCGACAACAACGTCTGGCTGGTCGGCGACGACAGCGAGGTGGTGGTGATCGACGCCGCCCACTCCGCCGACCCGATCGTCGACGCCGTCGGCGGGCGGACCGTGCGCGGAATCGTCTGCACCCATGGGCACAACGATCACGTGACCGTCGCGCCGGAGCTGTCCGAGCGGCTCGACGCGCCGATCCTGCTGCACCCCGGCGACGACGTCCTGTGGGACATGACCCATCCGGGCGTCGGGCACGAGGATCTCGCCGCCGACAGCCGGATCGCCGTCGGCGGCACCGAGATCCGCGTGATCCACGCGCCCGGCCACTCGCCGGGGTCGGTGTGCCTGTACCTGCCCGAGGCCGGGCAGCTGTTCAGCGGCGACACCCTGTTCGCCGGCGGGCCCGGTGCGACCGGCCGCTCGTACAGCGACTTCTCCGTGATCATCGAGTCCATCCGGGACCGGCTGTTCGCGCTGCCGCCGGAGACGGTCGTGAACACCGGGCACGGCGACGGCACCACGCTGGGCGCGGAATCCCCGCACCTGGAGGAATGGATCCGTCGGGGCCACTGATCCCCGCCCGAATCGGAACCCGGGTTGTATCTTCTTTGCATGACCAGGGTGCAGATGGGGCCGCGGGCGAGCAGGTGGTGGATCGCCTACCTGCTCGTCTTCGGCGCCGCGCTCCTCGGGGCCGTGATGGACCGGCGCTGGGGCAGCGCCGCACTCGTCGCGGCGATCCTCGTGGCCGGCCTCGTCACGACGGCCGGGTCGTTGCTGCTCCAGCTCGCGGTGCACGTGGTGGCCTGCGCGTTCGCCGCGCTCTCCGCCGAGATCGCCTTCGCCGGCGGTGACCTGTTCTGGGGCGCCTTCGGCGTGCTGGCCGCCCTCGTGCTGGGCGCGCTCGTCCCGCTCGCGCTCCGCGAGGGCTCGGGTGGCCGGATCCGCACCGAGGAGCTCGTCGGCCGCACCGTGCCGGAGGCCGAGCGGCTGCTCGGCTACCCGCGCGACCGCCAGCCCGGCGGTCTCGGCGCCCCGGTCCTCGTCGCCGTCCCCTACGGTCCGCTGCCCGACGGTGCCGACCGTCGCGCCCGTCTCGTGGTGACCGCGGTGGCCGTCGACCCGGCCGGCCCGTGGATCGCCTTCGGGGTCACCCCCGCCGCCTATGCGCCCGCCTTCGACCGGCGCCGACGACGGGCGCTGCAGGCAGAGCTGCACGCCCGCGTCGGCGGCTTCCCCGCCGACCTCCGGCAGGACCGCACCGTCGCGCCGGTGCCGGCGGCGGCCGCTACGCCGAGATGAGGGCGGGGGAGCGGTCGGCGACCTCGATGATGCGGTCGCGGAGCAGCCGGAAGACGGTGTCCACCGAGCGGGTCGCCTGCGTGGTGTCGGGGTGCATCGCGTTGAAGTCCAGGCCCGACTCGTCGCGGTTGATCCACGTGAACACCTCGCGCGAGGGCGTGGCGTTCGCGAACACCGAGAAGTCGTGCTGCCGAGCCAGTTCCGCGCCCGGCACCCGCGTCACGTCGATGTAGGAGAGCATCGGCGCGGTGAAACCGTGCTCCACGGGGAACTCCGGATCGTCGGCCAGCAGGTCGATGACCGGGAACACCGGCGTGCGGTCGAGCTGCTTCGCCGTCGCGACCGCCTCGTGCGCGTTGCGGGCGACCTCGTCGAAGCTCCCGGAGGCCGAGAACTGGACGGGCACCAGCGTCACGTACCAACCGACCGCCATCGCGTCGCCGGTGGCGGACCGGTCGGCGCGGGGGATGAGCATGGTGAACAGCTCGTCGCCGGTGAGGTTGTGGTGGACCTGCCCGAGCACCGCGAGGAGCGCGCTGTTCATGTTCGCGCCGGCCCGCTTGGCCGCCGCGCCGAACCGGGCGGTGCGGTCGGCGTCGATGAACGAGGCGTGCACCGCGATGCGGCCCGGGGCGGCCTCGCCGTCGGCCAGGCCGAGGGGCAGGGGGTAGCGCGGCATGCCGCCCGACCGGCGCAGCGTCTCGCGCCACTGCACGACGTCCGGGTGGGTCGGCGTCAGCGTGGCGGCCAGCGTGCGCTGCTCCCGGGTGAACTCGCGGTGCGGGCGGACCGGCACCGGCGTGTACGGGGCGCCGCTGCGGGCCGCGGTGTACCGGGACACGAGCTCGAAGAAGCTCACGGCCTGAGACACGCCGTCGGTGTACAGGTGGTCCGAGCAGACCACCACCTGGAAGTGCGGCTCGACGGCCCCGGGGCGCGCGTTCTCGACGCCGGTCACGGCGAAGGCGAACGCCGCCCAGTCGTGCAGTTCCGGCACGTTCGCCATCAGGTAGCCCTTGACGGTGTCACCGGGGTGCGTTTCCGAGGTGGCCTCGACGGCGAGATCGATCTGTTCCGGAGAAAGGGTGCGGCCGCGCGGATCCGGGGCCGCCGATACCGGGAAAGCGGTATGGAAAACGCCGTGCGCGCGGACGAATTCGGTGAAGACCGATTCGACGATTGTTCGATCGAAAACATCGTGGATCGTGAATGTGGTGAAAACGAGCCGGCGGGTGCAGGCCTCGCCGTCGATGCCGCTGCGCAGGTGGTCGGCCTGCACGTAGGACGTGCAGACGTCCTGGTCAGGGGCGGTGCGCATCGCCTCCTTGGTGGTCGCGTCCGGAGCCCAGACGGCCCACTCTCCCGCCGGGCACTGCCACTGCTCTGAGAAACCCGAGATCATGTAGAACATGATGACGAACTCCATAGCGCAGCAAAAGACGCGCGAACAGTGAGAAACCCGACAATTCCCGGGGGTTCACATTTTGTCGTGCATGACGCATCATGCGCAGTGCTAATTACGGCATGAGGTAATACAGGTTGACGGGACGTTCGACCTGCAAAATGAACAGTGGGTTTCCCGCACGTCGTACGGGAACGGGATCACGCCGACGGGGCCGGGGCGGCGGCACCGTCGGGCCTTGCGGACCCGCGCGCCCCGCCGGTCGCGGCCACGGCCCCGCCGCCCAGCAGCAGTGCCGCCCACAGCAGATGCGCGGCCCATGCGCCGCCCCGCTCCGCGGACGATGCCGAGTCGGTCGCGACCTCGCCCGGCACCCGGTAGAGCCGCAGTTCAGGAGTGTCGACGGCGAGCTCCAGGCCGGGGAGCGGCACCGTCGGGAAGACGGTCGCGCCGTCGACGGAGACGGCCTCCACGAGCACCCACCCGACGCCCAGCTCCGCCAGCCGACCGGCCAGGGCGTCGCCGCCGGCGGCCAGCGCGTCCTCCGCGTCGGACGCCGCGCCCGGCACGCGGTCGACGGAGCGCCCGCCGACGCGGAGTTCACCCGTCTGCAGGACGGGCGCCCGCAGCATCCGCGGCGCGGGGTCGAGGACCGGCGCGTCCGGGCCGTACGCGTACGTCCGGAACATGCCCGGCGGCAGCACCGCGACCGATCCGCGGTCCGCGGGCACGGCCTCGGCGACGGTGCGCCACGCCGCCGGGTAGGTCACCGGCGAGAGCGCGCCGCCCACGCCCCACGCGAGGCCCGGCAGCACCGCGATCGGCAGCGCCACCGCCATCACGGAGCCCCCGGCCCGCGCGGCCGCTGGCAGCGCGGCCACCAGCGCCGCGGCGCACGCCGCGTACAGCGGCAAGGCCAGCGCCACCCACTTCTGCCCGTCGCGCAGCAGCCCGCTGCCCGGGATCGCCTGCACCACGGCCTCGAGCAGCGCCGTCCCGGGGCCCGTCGCCGCCACTGCGGGCAGCACCACGGCGCACAGCGCCAGCAGCGCGAACCGGCCCAGCGGCGGGGCGAGCAGCCGCGCGCGGAGCACCAGCACCCCGCCCGCCAGCAGCGCGAGGGCGAGCGCGGTCCAGAGCCAGGGGGCACCGTCGGGCACGGCCTGCCGGTTCCAGATGCCCCCGAGCCCGAGGAGCGAGCCGAGCGTGCCGAGCCCCGGCTCGGCGCGGACCGCGAAGGCGGCGACGCTCGCCGGATCGGCGCGCACGCCGCTGCCCGAGACCAGCGACGGGTACAGCCACGGCGCGGCCGCGCACACGAACAGTCCGAGCAGCCAGGCCCACCGGCGGGGCGCCGCGACCAGGCCCGCGATCAGCGCGAAGACGGCGCCCGTCGGCGTCAGCCCGCCCGCGGCCAGGCACGCCGCGAAGCCGCCGAGCTGCCGCCGGCCCTCCGACCGCAGCCCGACGACGACGGCCCAGCCGATCGCGGCGTACCCGGCAAGCAGGCTCCAGTGCCCCTGCAGCAGCCGCTCGGCGACGAACGGGTTCCACAGGCCCACCGTCGCGGCGGCCAGGCCCGCGCCGAGGCCCGCGTCGCGGCCCACGGCGGCGAGGATCGCCAGCGCGCAGCGACCGAATCCCCACCCCGCCGCCACCAGCGCGACGAACAGCAGGGCCGTGACCAGGAGGCCACCGTCGACCACCTGCGAACCGACGGCCAGCAGCCAATCCTGCGGCGTGGCGCGGGCGGCGTTGTCGCCGAGGCCGAGCGCGGTGTCGGTGAGGTACGAGCGGGGCGTCGAGACGGCGTCGCGGAGCAACAGATAGCGGCCGCCGACGGCCAGCGGGCCCAGGATCACGGCGGCGAGCACGGCGGACCAGGCGGCGAGGGCCAGGTCGCGCGATCTCATCGACCCGAGCCTACTGACACAATGGCCGGGTGCGAGGTTTGGCGTGGGTCACGATCGGCTCGATGGCGGCGAACCTGTGCTCCTACCTGGTGCACCTGCCCGCGAGCCGCTGGCTCGGGCCCGCCGGGTACGGCGAGTTCGCCGCCCTCCTGCAGCTGTCGTTGATCCTCGCGGTGCCCGCGCTCGCGCTGCAGACCGTCGTCGCGCGGCAGGTCGTCCGCGGCGCCGGGGCCGCGCAGATGCGGGCGCTGGGCTACCGGATCGCCCTCGGCGCGGGTGTGCTGGCGCTGGTCGCGGTGCCGCTGGCCGCTGCGGGCCTGCACACCCGGGCGATCACGGCCGCCGCCGCGCTGGCCGCCGCGCCCGCGCTCGTGCTGCTCGCCGTCGAGCAGGGGCTGCTGCAGGGCGAGCGGCGCTTCGGGCGGCTCGCGGCGCTCCTCGCACTGGCGGGGGTCGGCAAGCTCGCCTTCACCGTGCCGGGGCTGCTGCTGGGCCCCGGGCCGGCGCTCCTCGGCACGACGGTGGGCGCCCTGGTCGCGGCCGTCGTCGGCCGGGCGCTGGCCGGGGCCCCGTCGGGACACGCGGCCGGGCCGGACGCGGGGGTGCGCGCGGTGCTCGGCGCCAGCTCCGTGCAGCTGGTGCTCGTCGTCTTCGCCTCGCTCGACCTGCTGCTCTCCCGGCCCGTGCTCGGAGCGGCCGCGGCCGGCACCTACGCCCTCGGCGCGGTGGCCGCGAAGGTCGCGTTCTGGCTGCCGCAGGCCGTCGGCGTCGTCTTCTACCCGCAGCTCGCCACCCCCGGCCGTGCCCGCGGCGCCCTGCGCACCGTCGTCGGGCTGCTGACCGCGCTCGGCCTGGCCTGCATCGCCGGCGCGGCGGTGTGCGCCCCGCTCGCGACGCTGCTGGCCGGCGAGGACTACCGGCCCGTCCAGGGACTGCTGTGGCTGTTCGCCGCGCAGGGCGCGCTGCTCGCCCTGCTGCAGGGGCTGCTGCTCTACGCCATCGCCATCGAACGGACCCGGATGGCGCTGTTCGCCTGGGTGGTGGTCGCGGCCGAGGCGGCGATCCTGCTCACCCTGCCGCACACCCCCGCCGAAATGATCACCGCCGCGGCGCTGTGTGCGCTCGCGGCGGTGATGGTGATCGGTGCGGTCGTGACCGTCAGCGCTCGTCGCGCTTCCGGAAGTCGATCGCCTCGGTCTGC contains:
- a CDS encoding S-(hydroxymethyl)mycothiol dehydrogenase, whose translation is MPQTVRGIVARAKGEPVEVVPIVIPDPGPGEVVVAVQACGVCHTDLHYREGGINDEFPFLLGHEAAGVVETVGEGVDHVVPGDFVVLNWRAVCGQCRACKRGKPQYCFDTFNATQKMTLEDGTELSPALGIGAFAEKTLVHQGQCTKVDPEADPAVVGLLGCGVMAGLGAAVNTGGVSRGDTVAVIGCGGVGDAAIAGARLVGARTIIAVDRDPKKLEWARELGATHTVNAAESDAVDAIQELTDGFGADVVIDAVGRPETWKQAFYARDLAGTVVLVGVPTPDLTLDMPLIDFFSRGGALKSSWYGDCLPERDFPQLVDLYRQGRLPLEKFVTERIGLDEVEQAFATMHRGEVLRSVVVL
- a CDS encoding FAD-dependent oxidoreductase, coding for MAETSGRRPAILTVDDDPSVSRAVARDLRRKYGDEYRIVRAESGEQALEALKELKLRGDLVAAILADYRMPQMTGLEFLEAAMDVYPGARRLLLTAYADTGAAIEAINVVDLDHYLLKPWDPPEEKLYPVIDAQLEAWLCSDHRPVPETKVVGHRWSARSSEVREFLARNQIPYRWYTAESPEGQRLLAAAGSDGQQLPLVAAADGTALCAPSDSELAAHVGLNTTPSEEFYDLVVVGAGPAGLGAAVYGASEGLRTVLVERSATGGQAGQSSRIENYLGFPDGVSGTQLTDRARRQATKFGAEMITAADVVELEVTGSGRRVRFSDGTVVGAHTVILATGVAYRQLDAPGMARLTGAGIFYGSAMTEAPACAGQDVYIVGGANSAGQAAAYLSKGARSVTLLVRGPSLEASMSYYLIQQLNAIENVHVRPHTQVVEAHGDDHLTQLTLRDTESGATEQVPADFLFVFIGAEPRTDWLDGVVARDGRGFLLTGPDLALDGAAPRGWELDRPPFHLESSVPGIFVAGDVRSESAKRVASAVGEGAMAVMFVHRYLEGVDS
- a CDS encoding MBL fold metallo-hydrolase, giving the protein MTLRVERVITSGTFSLDGGTWDVDNNVWLVGDDSEVVVIDAAHSADPIVDAVGGRTVRGIVCTHGHNDHVTVAPELSERLDAPILLHPGDDVLWDMTHPGVGHEDLAADSRIAVGGTEIRVIHAPGHSPGSVCLYLPEAGQLFSGDTLFAGGPGATGRSYSDFSVIIESIRDRLFALPPETVVNTGHGDGTTLGAESPHLEEWIRRGH
- a CDS encoding polysaccharide biosynthesis protein, giving the protein MAANLCSYLVHLPASRWLGPAGYGEFAALLQLSLILAVPALALQTVVARQVVRGAGAAQMRALGYRIALGAGVLALVAVPLAAAGLHTRAITAAAALAAAPALVLLAVEQGLLQGERRFGRLAALLALAGVGKLAFTVPGLLLGPGPALLGTTVGALVAAVVGRALAGAPSGHAAGPDAGVRAVLGASSVQLVLVVFASLDLLLSRPVLGAAAAGTYALGAVAAKVAFWLPQAVGVVFYPQLATPGRARGALRTVVGLLTALGLACIAGAAVCAPLATLLAGEDYRPVQGLLWLFAAQGALLALLQGLLLYAIAIERTRMALFAWVVVAAEAAILLTLPHTPAEMITAAALCALAAVMVIGAVVTVSARRASGSRSPRSATRPAAAER
- a CDS encoding UBP-type zinc finger domain-containing protein encodes the protein MSEPTDPIDPTVPPSGAGCVECDAAGGWWVHLRRCAKCGHIGCCDSSPSQHASAHARASGHPIVQSFEPGEAWFWDYVSEDYYDGPLLADPQNRPVDQAVPGPAGRVPADWRNHVH
- a CDS encoding ATP-binding protein codes for the protein MSTHDPCFVDELRTLFLFEKLSDEQLEWLCRRGHVETFPAGPVYSTGDPAQWLFVLLRGTIALSQKVGDAEVETTRSDQRGAYSGAWSAFLGKGGPAQKQYNSSMRAVTEAQFFMLPAEDFNEAMHEWFPMAVHLLEGVFYGGQRTRQMVEQRERLLALGSLSAGLTHELNNPAGAATRAATELRTRVGGMRHKLAGIASGKLDRTRLVDLVKFQEEAVEAVADAPDLGPLEASDREDELMDWLDDHDIGDGHVLAPVFVAAGLQTDFLDRVAGSLDDGPVLSGALRWLYYTVETELLMNEITDSTSRISTLVQAAKQYSQMDRAPFQVLDVRELLDSTVVMLSRKIGDGGVTVVRDYDPDLPDIQGYGAELNQVWTNLIDNAVQAMDGRGTLTLRAHRKEDAVVVEVADTGSGIPADVLPRIFEPFFTTKGVGEGTGLGLDISWRIVVNKHQGDLAVRSEPGNTVFTVELPIDGPQREAVIDDPGEPGEGLEP
- a CDS encoding condensation domain-containing protein, translating into MEFVIMFYMISGFSEQWQCPAGEWAVWAPDATTKEAMRTAPDQDVCTSYVQADHLRSGIDGEACTRRLVFTTFTIHDVFDRTIVESVFTEFVRAHGVFHTAFPVSAAPDPRGRTLSPEQIDLAVEATSETHPGDTVKGYLMANVPELHDWAAFAFAVTGVENARPGAVEPHFQVVVCSDHLYTDGVSQAVSFFELVSRYTAARSGAPYTPVPVRPHREFTREQRTLAATLTPTHPDVVQWRETLRRSGGMPRYPLPLGLADGEAAPGRIAVHASFIDADRTARFGAAAKRAGANMNSALLAVLGQVHHNLTGDELFTMLIPRADRSATGDAMAVGWYVTLVPVQFSASGSFDEVARNAHEAVATAKQLDRTPVFPVIDLLADDPEFPVEHGFTAPMLSYIDVTRVPGAELARQHDFSVFANATPSREVFTWINRDESGLDFNAMHPDTTQATRSVDTVFRLLRDRIIEVADRSPALISA